A region of the Paenibacillus sp. J23TS9 genome:
ACGTTCTCATAATCCTGCACAGTTTTGATTTCAGGATATCCCGCTTCAGCAACGGCGCGGTGCTGAAGCTCAAATCCGCCGCTTACTTTAAAGTTCTGTTGATCCACGCCGGCATAAGTCGGGATAGCATAAATAGCATGGTCATCATCGCTATATCGTGCACGCTTCATGGAATCGCCCAATACTTTTTTAATATTCGGTGCATACTTGTCGATCAGGTCTGTCAAATCCAGCATGGCTCCTGCATCCACAAGCTTGCTGATATCATTTTTGGCGCTGATAAGATCCGGATATTGACCGCTCGAAGCAATCAGGGCCACCTTTTGCTGTGGATCGCCGACGGCGAATTCAGCATCCAGTGTTACTCCCGTTTTTTCCGTAATAATCTTACCGACTTCATCTTTCATTCCGGTCCAGTTTGGACTCGGGTCGGCACTGAATAAGGAGAACTTAACAGGTGCATTATCATCTTTTGTTGTGGTTTGGTTACTGTTTGATCCGTTATCCTTTTCCGCCGAATCACTATTGCTGCTGTTTCCGCCGCAGCCGGCAAGCATGCCGACGAACAGGGCAGAAACGAGCAGTAAGACGGAAGCTTTTGTTTTTATTTTTCTCTTGCTTTCCATACTTACACCCCTCCTGATGGATTTGAATGATTGCGAATTCGATCAAATCTATTCGTATAACAGGGATATCCCGGAAACACCCCTGGTGATACCACATTTAGCTTTTTACCGCACCAAGCGTCATGCCTTTAACAAAATACTTTTGCAAGAACGGATACACGAGCAGGATCGGCACTGTAACGATGATCGTGATTGCCATTTTAATCGATTCCGGAGATACCTGATTCACAGCTGAAGATATGACATTCGTACGATAGTCTCCGCCGCTGCCGGCTGTCGTGCTCTGCAATACTTTCATCAGCTCATATTGAAGTGTGGTCAGTGATTCACTTGAACCATTATACAGATAAGTATCAAGCCAAGCATTCCACTGTCCTACTGCCAGGAAGAGTGATATCGTCGCCAGAGCCGGCTTGGTAAGCGGCAGAATCACACGCCAGTAAATCGTAAAGTCGTTAGCCCCGTCGAGCTTGGCCGATTCCTGAAGCGCATATGGAATTCCATCAATAAAGGAACGGATAACGAACACATTAAACGCACTTACGATGCCTGGCAAAATATACACAGCGAACGTGTTCATCAGCCCCAGGTCTTTCATGAGCATATAGGTCGGGATGAGTCCCCCGGAAACGTACATGGTCAGTGCAAGAAATGTTGAAACAAATTTGCGGCCCTGAAAATCTTCACGGCTGATCGTAAAAGCCAGCATCGATGCGCTGAGCAGCCCGAGCAGCGTACCAAAGATCGTACGGAGCGCAGAAATTTTAAATCCAGTAATCAAACCACTGAATGTGAAGATTTTAATATAATTGTC
Encoded here:
- a CDS encoding carbohydrate ABC transporter permease; translation: MGKTALARGKSWSDRIFDALVYIVVLLVVVITVYPFLNVLAISLNDSIDSVRGGITIFPRKFTWDNYIKIFTFSGLITGFKISALRTIFGTLLGLLSASMLAFTISREDFQGRKFVSTFLALTMYVSGGLIPTYMLMKDLGLMNTFAVYILPGIVSAFNVFVIRSFIDGIPYALQESAKLDGANDFTIYWRVILPLTKPALATISLFLAVGQWNAWLDTYLYNGSSESLTTLQYELMKVLQSTTAGSGGDYRTNVISSAVNQVSPESIKMAITIIVTVPILLVYPFLQKYFVKGMTLGAVKS